Proteins encoded together in one Vigna angularis cultivar LongXiaoDou No.4 chromosome 5, ASM1680809v1, whole genome shotgun sequence window:
- the LOC108326435 gene encoding protein LNK3 isoform X1, with protein MDWYYGCENGEYFLPKDQEDLLERYSSPGCWSEWGIKAPECLNSTEEYLTKNTEETEVEFNFIDKSFKDEIEFDPYLQDKDQSSSSSVCGGLSEQFQHTALSCDRQSKYELQDLSTFEHVDDFFLYKQLYKNEPVIAWDSVLEDFTCVENLHKSFLYPENPSSNTNDADHKDVAASGFVSCNSDSKDCLDIEARTIKILDPFEQSNGDKIMPEKLSLEECTLLGFEMLVAKFTENTRICFRDALFRLAKNTKQHAVENLDGDLNLHQEMPHSVYNETMRSVDKKPMESETNIVDRAVANLMFNKMEINILDIPFTTLVNMKREVTGSKVLQEQSSKALDVTQKSHSPHPEKLPAHA; from the exons ATGGATTGGTACTATGGATGTGAAAATGGTGAATATTTTTTACCAAAAGATCAAGAAGATTTACTGGAAAGGTATTCTTCACCAGGGTGTTGGTCAGAATGGGGAATAAAAGCACCTGAATGCCTTAATTCAACTGAGGAGTATTTGACCAAGAACACAGAAGAGACAGAGGTAGAATTCAATTTCATTGATAAAAGTTTCAAAGATGAAATTGAGTTTGACCCTTATCTACAAGATAAAGATCAATCTAGCAGCTCAAGTGTGTGTGGAGGATTGTCTGAGCAATTTCAGCATACAGCACTCTCGTGTGATCGTCAGTCCAAATACGAGCTTCAAGACCTATCGACTTTCGAACATGTGGATGACTTTTTCTTGTACAAGC AACTCTATAAGAATGAACCTGTTATAGCATG GGATTCTGTACTTGAAGATTTTACCTGTGTTGAAAACCTTCACAAATCTTTCCTTTATCCTGAGAACCCAAGCAGCAACACCAACG ATGCAGATCACAAAGATGTTGCAGCTTCAGGGTTTGTTTCTTGCAACTCTGACTCTAAGGATTGCCTGGATATAGAG gCACGTACGATCAAAATCTTGGACCCTTTTGAGCAGTCTAATGGAGACAAGATCATGCCTGAGAAGTTATCCCTTGAGGAATGTACACTGCTGGGCTTTGAGATGTTAGTTGCAAAG TTCACAGAAAATACTCGTATCTGCTTCCGGGATGCCCTGTTTCGCCTtgccaaaaatacaaaacagCATGCAGTAGAGAACTTGGATGGAGATCTTAACTTGCATCAAGAAATGCCACACTCAGTTTACAATGAAACCATGAG GTCTGTGGACAAGAAACCAATGGAATCAGAGACCAACATTGTTGACAGGGCAGTTGCAAACCTCATGTTCAACAAGATGGAAATTAACATACTAGATATCCCTTTTACAACACTAGTTAACATGAAGCGAGAAGTTACTGGAAGTAAAGTTCTTCAAGAACAAAGCTCAAAAGCCTTGGATGTGACACAAAAATCTCATTCTCCTCACCCAGAAAAGTTACCTGCACATGCATAG
- the LOC108326435 gene encoding protein LNK3 isoform X3, translating into MDWYYGCENGEYFLPKDQEDLLERYSSPGCWSEWGIKAPECLNSTEEYLTKNTEETEVEFNFIDKSFKDEIEFDPYLQDKDQSSSSSVCGGLSEQFQHTALSCDRQSKYELQDLSTFEHVDDFFLDSVLEDFTCVENLHKSFLYPENPSSNTNDADHKDVAASGFVSCNSDSKDCLDIEARTIKILDPFEQSNGDKIMPEKLSLEECTLLGFEMLVAKFTENTRICFRDALFRLAKNTKQHAVENLDGDLNLHQEMPHSVYNETMRSVDKKPMESETNIVDRAVANLMFNKMEINILDIPFTTLVNMKREVTGSKVLQEQSSKALDVTQKSHSPHPEKLPAHA; encoded by the exons ATGGATTGGTACTATGGATGTGAAAATGGTGAATATTTTTTACCAAAAGATCAAGAAGATTTACTGGAAAGGTATTCTTCACCAGGGTGTTGGTCAGAATGGGGAATAAAAGCACCTGAATGCCTTAATTCAACTGAGGAGTATTTGACCAAGAACACAGAAGAGACAGAGGTAGAATTCAATTTCATTGATAAAAGTTTCAAAGATGAAATTGAGTTTGACCCTTATCTACAAGATAAAGATCAATCTAGCAGCTCAAGTGTGTGTGGAGGATTGTCTGAGCAATTTCAGCATACAGCACTCTCGTGTGATCGTCAGTCCAAATACGAGCTTCAAGACCTATCGACTTTCGAACATGTGGATGACTTTTTCTT GGATTCTGTACTTGAAGATTTTACCTGTGTTGAAAACCTTCACAAATCTTTCCTTTATCCTGAGAACCCAAGCAGCAACACCAACG ATGCAGATCACAAAGATGTTGCAGCTTCAGGGTTTGTTTCTTGCAACTCTGACTCTAAGGATTGCCTGGATATAGAG gCACGTACGATCAAAATCTTGGACCCTTTTGAGCAGTCTAATGGAGACAAGATCATGCCTGAGAAGTTATCCCTTGAGGAATGTACACTGCTGGGCTTTGAGATGTTAGTTGCAAAG TTCACAGAAAATACTCGTATCTGCTTCCGGGATGCCCTGTTTCGCCTtgccaaaaatacaaaacagCATGCAGTAGAGAACTTGGATGGAGATCTTAACTTGCATCAAGAAATGCCACACTCAGTTTACAATGAAACCATGAG GTCTGTGGACAAGAAACCAATGGAATCAGAGACCAACATTGTTGACAGGGCAGTTGCAAACCTCATGTTCAACAAGATGGAAATTAACATACTAGATATCCCTTTTACAACACTAGTTAACATGAAGCGAGAAGTTACTGGAAGTAAAGTTCTTCAAGAACAAAGCTCAAAAGCCTTGGATGTGACACAAAAATCTCATTCTCCTCACCCAGAAAAGTTACCTGCACATGCATAG
- the LOC108326435 gene encoding protein LNK3 isoform X4, with product MDWYYGCENGEYFLPKDQEDLLERYSSPGCWSEWGIKAPECLNSTEEYLTKNTEETEVEFNFIDKSFKDEIEFDPYLQDKDQSSSSSVCGGLSEQFQHTALSCDRQSKYELQDLSTFEHVDDFFLDSVLEDFTCVENLHKSFLYPENPSSNTNDHKDVAASGFVSCNSDSKDCLDIEARTIKILDPFEQSNGDKIMPEKLSLEECTLLGFEMLVAKFTENTRICFRDALFRLAKNTKQHAVENLDGDLNLHQEMPHSVYNETMRSVDKKPMESETNIVDRAVANLMFNKMEINILDIPFTTLVNMKREVTGSKVLQEQSSKALDVTQKSHSPHPEKLPAHA from the exons ATGGATTGGTACTATGGATGTGAAAATGGTGAATATTTTTTACCAAAAGATCAAGAAGATTTACTGGAAAGGTATTCTTCACCAGGGTGTTGGTCAGAATGGGGAATAAAAGCACCTGAATGCCTTAATTCAACTGAGGAGTATTTGACCAAGAACACAGAAGAGACAGAGGTAGAATTCAATTTCATTGATAAAAGTTTCAAAGATGAAATTGAGTTTGACCCTTATCTACAAGATAAAGATCAATCTAGCAGCTCAAGTGTGTGTGGAGGATTGTCTGAGCAATTTCAGCATACAGCACTCTCGTGTGATCGTCAGTCCAAATACGAGCTTCAAGACCTATCGACTTTCGAACATGTGGATGACTTTTTCTT GGATTCTGTACTTGAAGATTTTACCTGTGTTGAAAACCTTCACAAATCTTTCCTTTATCCTGAGAACCCAAGCAGCAACACCAACG ATCACAAAGATGTTGCAGCTTCAGGGTTTGTTTCTTGCAACTCTGACTCTAAGGATTGCCTGGATATAGAG gCACGTACGATCAAAATCTTGGACCCTTTTGAGCAGTCTAATGGAGACAAGATCATGCCTGAGAAGTTATCCCTTGAGGAATGTACACTGCTGGGCTTTGAGATGTTAGTTGCAAAG TTCACAGAAAATACTCGTATCTGCTTCCGGGATGCCCTGTTTCGCCTtgccaaaaatacaaaacagCATGCAGTAGAGAACTTGGATGGAGATCTTAACTTGCATCAAGAAATGCCACACTCAGTTTACAATGAAACCATGAG GTCTGTGGACAAGAAACCAATGGAATCAGAGACCAACATTGTTGACAGGGCAGTTGCAAACCTCATGTTCAACAAGATGGAAATTAACATACTAGATATCCCTTTTACAACACTAGTTAACATGAAGCGAGAAGTTACTGGAAGTAAAGTTCTTCAAGAACAAAGCTCAAAAGCCTTGGATGTGACACAAAAATCTCATTCTCCTCACCCAGAAAAGTTACCTGCACATGCATAG
- the LOC108326435 gene encoding protein LNK3 isoform X2, with translation MDWYYGCENGEYFLPKDQEDLLERYSSPGCWSEWGIKAPECLNSTEEYLTKNTEETEVEFNFIDKSFKDEIEFDPYLQDKDQSSSSSVCGGLSEQFQHTALSCDRQSKYELQDLSTFEHVDDFFLYKQLYKNEPVIAWDSVLEDFTCVENLHKSFLYPENPSSNTNDHKDVAASGFVSCNSDSKDCLDIEARTIKILDPFEQSNGDKIMPEKLSLEECTLLGFEMLVAKFTENTRICFRDALFRLAKNTKQHAVENLDGDLNLHQEMPHSVYNETMRSVDKKPMESETNIVDRAVANLMFNKMEINILDIPFTTLVNMKREVTGSKVLQEQSSKALDVTQKSHSPHPEKLPAHA, from the exons ATGGATTGGTACTATGGATGTGAAAATGGTGAATATTTTTTACCAAAAGATCAAGAAGATTTACTGGAAAGGTATTCTTCACCAGGGTGTTGGTCAGAATGGGGAATAAAAGCACCTGAATGCCTTAATTCAACTGAGGAGTATTTGACCAAGAACACAGAAGAGACAGAGGTAGAATTCAATTTCATTGATAAAAGTTTCAAAGATGAAATTGAGTTTGACCCTTATCTACAAGATAAAGATCAATCTAGCAGCTCAAGTGTGTGTGGAGGATTGTCTGAGCAATTTCAGCATACAGCACTCTCGTGTGATCGTCAGTCCAAATACGAGCTTCAAGACCTATCGACTTTCGAACATGTGGATGACTTTTTCTTGTACAAGC AACTCTATAAGAATGAACCTGTTATAGCATG GGATTCTGTACTTGAAGATTTTACCTGTGTTGAAAACCTTCACAAATCTTTCCTTTATCCTGAGAACCCAAGCAGCAACACCAACG ATCACAAAGATGTTGCAGCTTCAGGGTTTGTTTCTTGCAACTCTGACTCTAAGGATTGCCTGGATATAGAG gCACGTACGATCAAAATCTTGGACCCTTTTGAGCAGTCTAATGGAGACAAGATCATGCCTGAGAAGTTATCCCTTGAGGAATGTACACTGCTGGGCTTTGAGATGTTAGTTGCAAAG TTCACAGAAAATACTCGTATCTGCTTCCGGGATGCCCTGTTTCGCCTtgccaaaaatacaaaacagCATGCAGTAGAGAACTTGGATGGAGATCTTAACTTGCATCAAGAAATGCCACACTCAGTTTACAATGAAACCATGAG GTCTGTGGACAAGAAACCAATGGAATCAGAGACCAACATTGTTGACAGGGCAGTTGCAAACCTCATGTTCAACAAGATGGAAATTAACATACTAGATATCCCTTTTACAACACTAGTTAACATGAAGCGAGAAGTTACTGGAAGTAAAGTTCTTCAAGAACAAAGCTCAAAAGCCTTGGATGTGACACAAAAATCTCATTCTCCTCACCCAGAAAAGTTACCTGCACATGCATAG
- the LOC108324829 gene encoding protein MIZU-KUSSEI 1 has product MPISLQPANTKSKRDSKSNKLYRRFRSVFRSLPIIAPSCKMPTVMRSRGSEVHIHGGTRITGTLFGHRKARVNLAFQTNPNCQPFLLLELAIPTGKVLQEMEMGLNRIALECEKHSHNNEKIKIIDEPIWTLFCNGKKTGYGVKREPTDDDLNVMQLLHAVSVAVGVLPNEIADPHDGELLYMRAHFERVIGSKDSETYYMMMPDGNNNGPELSLFFVRV; this is encoded by the coding sequence ATGCCCATCTCACTTCAACCGGCAAACACTAAGAGCAAACGCGATTCCAAGTCCAACAAGCTCTATCGAAGGTTCCGATCGGTTTTCCGATCTCTTCCCATCATCGCGCCGTCATGCAAGATGCCAACAGTCATGAGAAGCCGTGGCAGCGAGGTGCACATCCATGGTGGCACAAGGATCACCGGAACCCTATTCGGGCACCGGAAAGCCAGGGTAAACCTTGCATTCCAAACAAACCCCAATTGCCAACCGTTCCTGCTCTTGGAGCTGGCTATCCCCACAGGGAAAGTGCTCCAAGAAATGGAAATGGGGCTAAATAGGATAGCGTTAGAGTGTGAGAAACATTCTCACAACAACGAGAAGATTAAGATCATCGATGAACCCATTTGGACATTGTTTTGCAATGGGAAGAAAACGGGTTATGGGGTGAAGAGAGAGCCTACAGATGATGACTTGAACGTGATGCAATTGTTGCATGCAGTGTCTGTGGCTGTTGGTGTTCTTCCCAATGAGATTGCAGATCCTCATGATGGTGAACTCTTATACATGAGGGCACATTTTGAACGAGTGATTGGGTCTAAAGACTCTGAGACTTATTACATGATGATGCCTGATGGAAATAATAACGGGCCTGAACTTAGTCTGTTCTTCGTTAGGGTTTAA
- the LOC108324215 gene encoding uncharacterized protein LOC108324215 isoform X1, with protein sequence MATQTIAETAQKLVNPEALRYAAKQSERCLVIPVRLRRAIKKYLKEQEEPYMKSKVLRLSQSFNQIKDVNLQLASTTAKKIVEDPLKSLEQSKRWKITSSYGDIGLMYRDDETIAYVASRMPAVYSACYRVLKEVRRRLPGFSPSKVLDFGAGTGSAFWALQEVWPKSLEKVNLIEPSQSMQRAGRSLVQGLKNLPLIHSYDSIQALSKSIGKSDRGHDLVIASYVLGEIPSIKDRITIVRQLWDLTSDLLVLVEPGTPHGSNIIAQMRSHILWMEERKYRKASRKNNEVCKDLITQKSGAFVVAPCPHDGICPLVKSGKYCHFVQRLERTSSQRAYKRSKGDPLRGFEDEKFSYVVFRRGPRPREPWPLEGVEFETLKEQHAKRNPEDLEIDYEDWMKLQQADDTLHEVADAADDLETGDTSCEVVNAVSYDSDAVETDGDDDDSDNDYERREERASADLGGGWGRIVFMPVRRGRQVTMNVCRSTKKDASEGSYDRIVVTKSKNPTLHHQAKRSIWGDLWPF encoded by the exons ATGGCTACCCAGACAATAGCTGAAACTGCACAAAAACTTGTCAACCCTGAAGCCCTTCGCTATGCAGCCAAACAATCAGAGCGCTGCCTTGTTATTCCTGTCCGTCTCCGTCGTGCTATTAAAAAATACCTTAAAG AGCAGGAGGAGCCATATATGAAGAGTAAAGTCTTGAGACTGTCTCAATCATTTAATCAAATCAAGGATGTCAATCTACAGTTGGCAAGCACCACAGCAAAGAAGATAGTTGAAGACCCTTTAAAGTCTCTCGAACAATCAAAACGTTGGAAGATTACGAGCTCTTATGGGGACATTGGTCTCATGTATAGAGATGATGAGACAATTGCTTATGTGGCTTCTAGAATGCCTGCTGTTTACTCTGCTTGTTACAGAGTACTTAAAGAG GTTCGCAGAAGGCTTCCTGGTTTCTCCCCATCTAAGGTATTAGATTTTGGTGCCGGGACTGGTTCAGCTTTCTG GGCACTACAAGAAGTTTGGCCAAAATCTTTGGAGAAAGTTAATTTAATAGAACCATCACAATCAATGCAGCGTGCAGGTCGGAGCCTTGTACAAG GTCTCAAGAATTTGCCACTTATTCATAGCTATGATAGCATTCAAGCACTTTCTAAAAGTATTGGTAAATCAGACAGAGGGCATGACCTTGTAATTGCT TCTTATGTTCTTGGAGAGATTCCATCAATAAAGGATCGAATAACAATAGTTCGCCAACTTTGGGATCTAACAAGTGATCTTCTG GTCTTGGTTGAACCAGGAACGCCTCATGGATCTAATATTATTGCTCAGATGAGATCTCACATATTATGGATGGAAGAAAGA AAATATCGTAAAGCATCTCGTAAGAATAATGAAGTTTGTAAAGATTTGATCACTCAGAAGTCTGGTGCGTTCGTGGTTGCCCCT TGTCCTCATGATGGGATTTGTCCGCTGgtaaaatctggaaaatattgtcattttgttcaACGCTTAGAGAGGACTTCATCGCAACGTGCCTACAAG CGTTCAAAGGGTGATCCTTTACGTGGTTTTGAAGATGAGAAATTTTCCTATGTTGTTTTTAGACGTGGACCAAGGCCAAG GGAACCTTGGCCCCTTGAGGGTGTGGAATTTGAGACTCTGAAGGAGCAGCATGCAAAAAGAAATCCAGAGGATCTTGAAATTGACTATG AGGACTGGATGAAGTTGCAACAAGCTGATGATACTCTTCATGAAGTAGCTGATGCAGCAGATGATTTGGAAACTGGTGACACTTCTTGTGAAGTAGTTAACGCTGTAAGTTATGATTCGGATGCTGTGGAAACTGacggtgatgatgatgatagtgaCAATGACTACgaaaggagagaagagagagcTAGTGCTGATCTTGGAGGTGGCTGGGGCAGGATTGTCTTCATGCCTGTCAGAAGGGGCAGACAGGTCACAATGAATGTGTGCAGATCCACCAAAAAGGATGCCTCAGAGGGTTCATATGATCGTATTGTCGTCACAAAGAGCAAGAACCCTACCTTGCATCATCAGGCCAAAAGATCTATCTGGGGTGACCTGTGGCCCTTTTGA
- the LOC108324215 gene encoding uncharacterized protein LOC108324215 isoform X3 — MATQTIAETAQKLVNPEALRYAAKQSERCLVIPVRLRRAIKKYLKEQEEPYMKSKVLRLSQSFNQIKDVNLQLASTTAKKIVEDPLKSLEQSKRWKITSSYGDIGLMYRDDETIAYVASRMPAVYSACYRVLKEVRRRLPGFSPSKVLDFGAGTGSAFWALQEVWPKSLEKVNLIEPSQSMQRAGRSLVQGLKNLPLIHSYDSIQALSKSIGKSDRGHDLVIASYVLGEIPSIKDRITIVRQLWDLTSDLLVLVEPGTPHGSNIIAQMRSHILWMEERKYRKASRKNNEVCKDLITQKSGAFVVAPCPHDGICPLVKSGKYCHFVQRLERTSSQRAYKRSKGDPLRGFEDEKFSYVVFRRGPRPREPWPLEGVEFETLKEQHAKRNPEDLEIDYEDWMKLQQADDTLHEVADAADDLETVTMTTKGEKRELVLILEVAGAGLSSCLSEGADRSQ; from the exons ATGGCTACCCAGACAATAGCTGAAACTGCACAAAAACTTGTCAACCCTGAAGCCCTTCGCTATGCAGCCAAACAATCAGAGCGCTGCCTTGTTATTCCTGTCCGTCTCCGTCGTGCTATTAAAAAATACCTTAAAG AGCAGGAGGAGCCATATATGAAGAGTAAAGTCTTGAGACTGTCTCAATCATTTAATCAAATCAAGGATGTCAATCTACAGTTGGCAAGCACCACAGCAAAGAAGATAGTTGAAGACCCTTTAAAGTCTCTCGAACAATCAAAACGTTGGAAGATTACGAGCTCTTATGGGGACATTGGTCTCATGTATAGAGATGATGAGACAATTGCTTATGTGGCTTCTAGAATGCCTGCTGTTTACTCTGCTTGTTACAGAGTACTTAAAGAG GTTCGCAGAAGGCTTCCTGGTTTCTCCCCATCTAAGGTATTAGATTTTGGTGCCGGGACTGGTTCAGCTTTCTG GGCACTACAAGAAGTTTGGCCAAAATCTTTGGAGAAAGTTAATTTAATAGAACCATCACAATCAATGCAGCGTGCAGGTCGGAGCCTTGTACAAG GTCTCAAGAATTTGCCACTTATTCATAGCTATGATAGCATTCAAGCACTTTCTAAAAGTATTGGTAAATCAGACAGAGGGCATGACCTTGTAATTGCT TCTTATGTTCTTGGAGAGATTCCATCAATAAAGGATCGAATAACAATAGTTCGCCAACTTTGGGATCTAACAAGTGATCTTCTG GTCTTGGTTGAACCAGGAACGCCTCATGGATCTAATATTATTGCTCAGATGAGATCTCACATATTATGGATGGAAGAAAGA AAATATCGTAAAGCATCTCGTAAGAATAATGAAGTTTGTAAAGATTTGATCACTCAGAAGTCTGGTGCGTTCGTGGTTGCCCCT TGTCCTCATGATGGGATTTGTCCGCTGgtaaaatctggaaaatattgtcattttgttcaACGCTTAGAGAGGACTTCATCGCAACGTGCCTACAAG CGTTCAAAGGGTGATCCTTTACGTGGTTTTGAAGATGAGAAATTTTCCTATGTTGTTTTTAGACGTGGACCAAGGCCAAG GGAACCTTGGCCCCTTGAGGGTGTGGAATTTGAGACTCTGAAGGAGCAGCATGCAAAAAGAAATCCAGAGGATCTTGAAATTGACTATG AGGACTGGATGAAGTTGCAACAAGCTGATGATACTCTTCATGAAGTAGCTGATGCAGCAGATGATTTGGAAACTG tgaCAATGACTACgaaaggagagaagagagagcTAGTGCTGATCTTGGAGGTGGCTGGGGCAGGATTGTCTTCATGCCTGTCAGAAGGGGCAGACAGGTCACAATGA
- the LOC108324215 gene encoding uncharacterized protein LOC108324215 isoform X2: MQPNNQSAALLFLSVSVVLLKNTLKEEPYMKSKVLRLSQSFNQIKDVNLQLASTTAKKIVEDPLKSLEQSKRWKITSSYGDIGLMYRDDETIAYVASRMPAVYSACYRVLKEVRRRLPGFSPSKVLDFGAGTGSAFWALQEVWPKSLEKVNLIEPSQSMQRAGRSLVQGLKNLPLIHSYDSIQALSKSIGKSDRGHDLVIASYVLGEIPSIKDRITIVRQLWDLTSDLLVLVEPGTPHGSNIIAQMRSHILWMEERKYRKASRKNNEVCKDLITQKSGAFVVAPCPHDGICPLVKSGKYCHFVQRLERTSSQRAYKRSKGDPLRGFEDEKFSYVVFRRGPRPREPWPLEGVEFETLKEQHAKRNPEDLEIDYEDWMKLQQADDTLHEVADAADDLETGDTSCEVVNAVSYDSDAVETDGDDDDSDNDYERREERASADLGGGWGRIVFMPVRRGRQVTMNVCRSTKKDASEGSYDRIVVTKSKNPTLHHQAKRSIWGDLWPF; this comes from the exons ATGCAGCCAAACAATCAGAGCGCTGCCTTGTTATTCCTGTCCGTCTCCGTCGTGCTATTAAAAAATACCTTAAAG GAGGAGCCATATATGAAGAGTAAAGTCTTGAGACTGTCTCAATCATTTAATCAAATCAAGGATGTCAATCTACAGTTGGCAAGCACCACAGCAAAGAAGATAGTTGAAGACCCTTTAAAGTCTCTCGAACAATCAAAACGTTGGAAGATTACGAGCTCTTATGGGGACATTGGTCTCATGTATAGAGATGATGAGACAATTGCTTATGTGGCTTCTAGAATGCCTGCTGTTTACTCTGCTTGTTACAGAGTACTTAAAGAG GTTCGCAGAAGGCTTCCTGGTTTCTCCCCATCTAAGGTATTAGATTTTGGTGCCGGGACTGGTTCAGCTTTCTG GGCACTACAAGAAGTTTGGCCAAAATCTTTGGAGAAAGTTAATTTAATAGAACCATCACAATCAATGCAGCGTGCAGGTCGGAGCCTTGTACAAG GTCTCAAGAATTTGCCACTTATTCATAGCTATGATAGCATTCAAGCACTTTCTAAAAGTATTGGTAAATCAGACAGAGGGCATGACCTTGTAATTGCT TCTTATGTTCTTGGAGAGATTCCATCAATAAAGGATCGAATAACAATAGTTCGCCAACTTTGGGATCTAACAAGTGATCTTCTG GTCTTGGTTGAACCAGGAACGCCTCATGGATCTAATATTATTGCTCAGATGAGATCTCACATATTATGGATGGAAGAAAGA AAATATCGTAAAGCATCTCGTAAGAATAATGAAGTTTGTAAAGATTTGATCACTCAGAAGTCTGGTGCGTTCGTGGTTGCCCCT TGTCCTCATGATGGGATTTGTCCGCTGgtaaaatctggaaaatattgtcattttgttcaACGCTTAGAGAGGACTTCATCGCAACGTGCCTACAAG CGTTCAAAGGGTGATCCTTTACGTGGTTTTGAAGATGAGAAATTTTCCTATGTTGTTTTTAGACGTGGACCAAGGCCAAG GGAACCTTGGCCCCTTGAGGGTGTGGAATTTGAGACTCTGAAGGAGCAGCATGCAAAAAGAAATCCAGAGGATCTTGAAATTGACTATG AGGACTGGATGAAGTTGCAACAAGCTGATGATACTCTTCATGAAGTAGCTGATGCAGCAGATGATTTGGAAACTGGTGACACTTCTTGTGAAGTAGTTAACGCTGTAAGTTATGATTCGGATGCTGTGGAAACTGacggtgatgatgatgatagtgaCAATGACTACgaaaggagagaagagagagcTAGTGCTGATCTTGGAGGTGGCTGGGGCAGGATTGTCTTCATGCCTGTCAGAAGGGGCAGACAGGTCACAATGAATGTGTGCAGATCCACCAAAAAGGATGCCTCAGAGGGTTCATATGATCGTATTGTCGTCACAAAGAGCAAGAACCCTACCTTGCATCATCAGGCCAAAAGATCTATCTGGGGTGACCTGTGGCCCTTTTGA